One region of Mangifera indica cultivar Alphonso chromosome 3, CATAS_Mindica_2.1, whole genome shotgun sequence genomic DNA includes:
- the LOC123211700 gene encoding 60S ribosomal protein L17-2-like translates to MVKYSKEPENPTKSCKARGSDLRVHFKNTRETAHALRKLPLIKAKRYLEDVMAHKQAIPFRRFCGGVGRTAQAKNRQPNGQGRWPVKSAKFILDLLKNAESNAELKGLDVDALYISHIQVNQAQKQRRRTYRAHGRINPYMSSPCHIELTLSEKEEPVKKEPETQLATKKTKAAA, encoded by the exons aTG GTGAAGTATTCAAAAGAGCCAGAAAATCCAACCAAGT CCTGCAAAGCCAGGGGCTCTGATCTGCGTGTTCACTTCAAG AATACTAGAGAGACTGCACATGCTCTTCGAAAATTGCCTTTGATCAAGGCCAAAAGGTACTTGGAGGATGTTATGGCTCACAAGCAAGCCATCCCATTCCGTCGCTTCTGTGGTGGAGTTGGGCGAACTGCACAGGCTAAGAATCGTCAACCAAATGGTCAAGGGCGCTGGCCTGTGAAATCTGCAAAGTTCATTTTGGATTTACTTAAGAATGCTGAGAGTAATGCTGAG TTGAAAGGCTTGGATGTGGATGCCTTATATATTTCTCACATTCAAGTGAATCAAGCCCAGAAGCAGAGGCGACGAACATATCGTGCACATGGAAGAATTAACC CATATATGTCTTCCCCATGTCATATCGAATTAACTCTTTCAGAAAAAGAAGAGCCTGTGAAGAAAGAG CCTGAGACCCAGTTGGCAACAAAGAAAACGAAGGCAGCTGCGTAG
- the LOC123211698 gene encoding SWI/SNF complex component SNF12 homolog isoform X3 translates to MTTNNQPQLLSQSQAQTQGGSPFPGHFHLSEPHAHALAQAQYARAHAQAQAHAAHAQFQAHVQSQGQSQVQSPAQLQNPNITSNAGVSSPSVSTPGTAASAKRATQKPPSRPPGSSSNTSTGSLFKTMELAPAARRKKRKLPERQIPDKVAAILPECALYTQLLEFEARVDSALARKKIDMQESLKNPHHVQKTLRIYVFNTFSNQIEKSPDKKTGEAPSWSLKIIGRMLEDGKDPVLSGITQKPSSSYPKFSSFFKKITIYLDQNLYPDNHVILWENARSPALHEGFEVKRKGDKEFTAIIRLEMNYLPEKFKLSPALTEVLGIEVDTRPRIIAAIWQYVKGRKLQNPNDPSFFMCDPPLQKVFGEEKMKFAMVSQKISQHLTPPQPIHLEHKIKLSGISPAGNTCYDVLVDVPFPLEKEMSVFLTNIERNKEIDAYDELICAAIKKIHEHRRRRAFFLGFSQSPGEFINALIASQSKDLKLVAGDSSSNTEKERRSEFFNQPWVEDAVIRYMNRKSAGSDAPGSN, encoded by the coding sequence ATGACCACGAATAATCAACCCCAGTTGCTCTCTCAGTCACAAGCTCAGACACAAGGTGGGTCCCCTTTTCCTGGTCATTTTCACTTGTCTGAACCCCATGCCCATGCGCTTGCTCAAGCACAATATGCTCGTGCTCATGCTCAAGCACAGGCACATGCTGCTCATGCTCAGTTTCAGGCTCATGTACAGTCACAAGGCCAATCTCAAGTGCAATCCCCTGCCCAGTTGCAAAACCCTAATATTACTAGTAATGCTGGGGTCTCATCTCCTTCTGTTTCAACTCCTGGCACTGCTGCAAGTGCCAAGCGGGCTACTCAGAAACCACCCTCTAGGCCTCCTGGTTCATCATCCAATACAAGTACTGGCTCACTGTTTAAGACAATGGAGTTAGCTCCAGCTGCTCGAAGAAAGAAGCGGAAACTTCCTGAGAGGCAAATACCTGATAAAGTTGCTGCAATTTTGCCAGAGTGTGCTCTTTATACTCAGTTGCTTGAATTTGAGGCTAGGGTAGACTCTGCTTTGGCAAGGAAAAAGATTGATATGCAAGAGTCTCTTAAAAACCCTCACCATGTTCAGAAGACACTTCGGATTTATGTTTTCAATACTTTTTCAAATCAGATTGAGAAAAGTCCTGATAAGAAGACAGGAGAAGCCCCCTCTTGGTCACTGAAGATTATTGGAAGAATGCTGGAAGATGGAAAAGATCCAGTACTGTCTGGAATAACACAAAAACCAAGCTCTTCATATCCAAAGTTCTCATCTTTCTTCAAGAAAATTACAATATACTTGGATCAGAACCTTTATCCAGATAATCATGTAATCTTGTGGGAGAATGCTCGATCACCTGCACTCCATGAGGGCTTTGAGGTGAAGAGAAAAGGGGATAAGGAATTCACAGCAATTATCAGGCTAGAAATGAATTACTTGCctgaaaaattcaaactttcaccTGCTCTGACTGAAGTTCTTGGAATTGAAGTTGATACACGGCCAAGAATTATAGCAGCTATATGGCAATATGTGAAAGGAAGGAAGTTGCAGAACCCAAATGACCCTTCCTTCTTCATGTGTGATCCTCCTCTACAGAAAGTATTCggggaagagaaaatgaaatttgcaATGGTTTCACAGAAGATATCACAACATTTAACTCCTCCACAACCTATACATTTGGAGCACAAGATCAAGCTTTCAGGGATTAGTCCAGCTGGAAATACTTGTTATGATGTGCTTGTTGATGTGCCCTTTCcattagaaaaagaaatgtcTGTTTTTTTGACAAACattgaaagaaacaaagagattGATGCTTATGATGAATTAATATGTGCTGCTATAAAGAAGATACATGAGCATCGTAGGAGGCGGGCATTCTTTCTTGGTTTTAGTCAGTCTCCCGGAGAGTTTATTAATGCATTAATTGCTTCTCAGAGCAAGGATCTAAAGCTTGTTGCTGGAGATTCCAGCAGTAATACGGAAAAAGAGCGCCGTTCAGAATTCTTTAATCAACCATG
- the LOC123211699 gene encoding UPF0235 protein At5g63440 isoform X1: protein MALTLISSSIIASTVDLTFSSLLQKMPKRKTDKAYVLDKSKHLARLNISEAGKVLLKRGEGKLEKQFRMNCIGCGLFVCYRSEEDLEAASFIYVVDGALSTVAAETNPQDAPVPPCISQLEGGLVQVAIEVEDRAQRSAITRVNADDVRVTVAAPAAHGEANNELLEFMGKVLGLRLSQMTLQRGWNNKSKLLVVEDLSARQVYEKLLEAVQP, encoded by the exons ATGGCCCTGACTCTGATCTCTTCGTCTATTATTGCAAGCACTGTGGATCTCACGTTCTCATCACTg TTGCAGAAAATGCCCAAAAGGAAGACTGACAAAGCTTATGTGTTGGACAAGAGCAAGCATCTTGCAAGATTGAACATCAGTGAAGCCGGGAAAGTTCTTTTAAAACG AGGTGAAGGGAAATTGGAGAAGCAATTTCGAATGAACTGCATAGGTTGTGGGCTTTTTGTTTGCTATCGTTCGGAGGAAGATTTGGAAGCAGCTTCTTTCATTTATGTTGTTGATGGTGCGCTTAGTACTGTGGCAGCTGAAACTAACCCACAG GATGCTCCTGTGCCTCCCTGCATATCGCAGTTAGAAGGAGGTCTTGTTCAAGTGGCCATAGAGGTGGAAGACCGTGCACAACGCTCAGCAATTACAA GGGTAAATGCTGATGACGTTAGAGTTACTGTAGCTGCACCTGCTGCTCATGGTGAAGCGAACAAtgaacttttagaattcatGGGAAAG GTGTTAGGTCTAAGACTGAGCCAGATGACTCTTCAGAGAGGGTGGAATAACAAATCAAAGCTCCTTGTG GTGGAGGATTTGTCAGCAAGACAGGTGTATGAAAAACTACTTGAAGCTGTACAGCCCTGA
- the LOC123211699 gene encoding UPF0235 protein At5g63440 isoform X2: MPKRTTHTYSSEDAAPDGPDSDLFVYYCKHCGSHVLITDTQLQKMPKRKTDKAYVLDKSKHLARLNISEAGKVLLKRGEGKLEKQFRMNCIGCGLFVCYRSEEDLEAASFIYVVDGALSTVAAETNPQDAPVPPCISQLEGGLVQVAIEVEDRAQRSAITRVNADDVRVTVAAPAAHGEANNELLEFMGKVLGLRLSQMTLQRGWNNKSKLLVVEDLSARQVYEKLLEAVQP, encoded by the exons ATGCCGAAGAGAACAACCCACACGTACTCTAGCGAGGACGCCGCTCCAGATGGCCCTGACTCTGATCTCTTCGTCTATTATTGCAAGCACTGTGGATCTCACGTTCTCATCACTg ATACCCAGTTGCAGAAAATGCCCAAAAGGAAGACTGACAAAGCTTATGTGTTGGACAAGAGCAAGCATCTTGCAAGATTGAACATCAGTGAAGCCGGGAAAGTTCTTTTAAAACG AGGTGAAGGGAAATTGGAGAAGCAATTTCGAATGAACTGCATAGGTTGTGGGCTTTTTGTTTGCTATCGTTCGGAGGAAGATTTGGAAGCAGCTTCTTTCATTTATGTTGTTGATGGTGCGCTTAGTACTGTGGCAGCTGAAACTAACCCACAG GATGCTCCTGTGCCTCCCTGCATATCGCAGTTAGAAGGAGGTCTTGTTCAAGTGGCCATAGAGGTGGAAGACCGTGCACAACGCTCAGCAATTACAA GGGTAAATGCTGATGACGTTAGAGTTACTGTAGCTGCACCTGCTGCTCATGGTGAAGCGAACAAtgaacttttagaattcatGGGAAAG GTGTTAGGTCTAAGACTGAGCCAGATGACTCTTCAGAGAGGGTGGAATAACAAATCAAAGCTCCTTGTG GTGGAGGATTTGTCAGCAAGACAGGTGTATGAAAAACTACTTGAAGCTGTACAGCCCTGA
- the LOC123211701 gene encoding uncharacterized protein LOC123211701 isoform X3, whose product MAKRKIHQEDDDESGKIQGEDDNESGFVLISVEQGASPHRQSNRRVHRFANSRHQGMLNSSLFDCYMRNLWRNFPEDKVLDFTYLDCLWFSLYTEESYKGKVLTWIKNKRIFSKKYVFIPIVLWSHWNLLIICNFGGSSQLEPITSCMLLLDSLRMADDPMRLEPLIRKFAVDIYEAEAMPENTTLVSQIPILVPKMKEDWFGLEDFNSFRDKLKSDSG is encoded by the exons ATGGCGAAAAGGAAGATTCATCAGGAAGACGACGACGAAAGCGGGAAAATTCAAGGAGAAGACGACAACGAAAGCGGCTTTGTTCTCATTTCTGTTGAACAAG GTGCCTCTCCTCATCGACAGTCAAATAGGCGAGTTCACAGATTTGCAAACTCTAGGCATCAGGGGATGTTGAACAGCAGTTTGTTTGATTGCTATATGAG GAATTTATGGAGAAATTTTCCAGAAGATAAGGTGTTGGATTTTACATATCTTGACTGCTTGTGGTTTTCTTTGTACACGGAAGAATCTTACAAAGGGAAGGTGCTGACTTGGATTAAGAATAAGCGCATATTCTCAAAGAAATATGTCTTTATTCCTATTGTTCTTTG GAGCCACTGGAATCTATTGATCATCTGCAACTTTGGTGGAAGTTCACAATTGGAACCTATAACTTCATGCATGTTGTTGCTAGATTCACTTCGAATGGCTGATGATCCAATGAGGCTTGAACCTCTGATCAGAAA GTTTGCCGTGGACATTTATGAAGCAGAAGCAATGCCAGAAAATACAACACTGGTTTCTCAGATACCTATCCTGGTGCCTAAG ATGAAGGAGGATTGGTTTGGTCTGGAAGACTTCAATAGTTTCCGTGACAAACTCAAATCTGACAGCGGTTAG
- the LOC123211701 gene encoding ubiquitin-like-specific protease 1D isoform X2: MAKRKIHQEDDDESGKIQGEDDNESGFVLISVEQGASPHRQSNRRVHRFANSRHQGMLNSSLFDCYMRNLWRNFPEDKVLDFTYLDCLWFSLYTEESYKGKLRCNTIRSHWNLLIICNFGGSSQLEPITSCMLLLDSLRMADDPMRLEPLIRKFAVDIYEAEAMPENTTLVSQIPILVPKVPQQRNETDCGYFVLYYISLFVNNAPENFRITEGYPYFMKEDWFGLEDFNSFRDKLKSDSG, from the exons ATGGCGAAAAGGAAGATTCATCAGGAAGACGACGACGAAAGCGGGAAAATTCAAGGAGAAGACGACAACGAAAGCGGCTTTGTTCTCATTTCTGTTGAACAAG GTGCCTCTCCTCATCGACAGTCAAATAGGCGAGTTCACAGATTTGCAAACTCTAGGCATCAGGGGATGTTGAACAGCAGTTTGTTTGATTGCTATATGAG GAATTTATGGAGAAATTTTCCAGAAGATAAGGTGTTGGATTTTACATATCTTGACTGCTTGTGGTTTTCTTTGTACACGGAAGAATCTTACAAAGGGAAG TTGAGATGCAATACTATTAGGAGCCACTGGAATCTATTGATCATCTGCAACTTTGGTGGAAGTTCACAATTGGAACCTATAACTTCATGCATGTTGTTGCTAGATTCACTTCGAATGGCTGATGATCCAATGAGGCTTGAACCTCTGATCAGAAA GTTTGCCGTGGACATTTATGAAGCAGAAGCAATGCCAGAAAATACAACACTGGTTTCTCAGATACCTATCCTGGTGCCTAAG GTTCCCCAACAAAGAAACGAAACGGATTGTGGATATTTTGTGCTTTACTATATAAGTTTGTTTGTGAATAATGCCCCTGAGAATTTTCGCATCACTGAGGGCTACCCTTACTTT ATGAAGGAGGATTGGTTTGGTCTGGAAGACTTCAATAGTTTCCGTGACAAACTCAAATCTGACAGCGGTTAG
- the LOC123211702 gene encoding elongation factor 1-delta-like, protein MAVAFYDLNSDAGLKNLDDYLLTRSYITGYQASKDDVTVYAALSKVPSSKYVNASRWFNHIDALLRISGVSAEGSGVTVEGCASIPEAAIATPPTADSRAAAADDDDDDVDLFGEETEEEKKAAEERAAAIKASAKKKESGKSSVLLDVKPWDDETDMKKLEESVRGVQMEGLLWGASKLVPVGYGIKKMQIMLTIVDDLVSVDDLIEEHLTAEPVNEYVQSCDIVAFNKI, encoded by the exons ATGGCTGTTGCATTCTATGATCTCAACTCAGATGCAGGGTTGAAAAACCTTGATGATTACCTTCTTACTCGCAGTTACATAACTGG CTACCAAGCTTCAAAGGATGATGTAACTGTATATGCAGCTCTCTCAAAGGTTCCATCATCTAAATATGTGAATGCATCTCGGTGGTTCAACCATATTGATGCACTTTTAAGGATTTC TGGTGTTTCTGCTGAAGGGTCTGGTGTTACTGTGGAGGGATGTGCTTCAATCCCTGAAGCGGCAATTGCAACTCCTCCAACTGCTGACTCAAGG GCTGCAGCCgcagacgacgacgacgatgATGTGGATCTGTTTGGTGAGGAGAcagaagaggaaaagaaagcTGCTGAAGAGCGCGCTGCTGCTATTAAGGCATctgcaaaaaagaaagaaa GTGGCAAGTCCTCAGTTCTTCTTGATGTGAAGCCATGGGATGATGAGACTGATATGAAAAAGCTTGAGGAATCAGTTAGAGGTGTTCAGATGGAAGGTTTGCTCTGGGGAGCAT CCAAACTTGTACCTGTTGGATATGGTATAAAGAAAATGCAGATAATGCTAACCATTGTTGACGATTTGGTGTCTGTTGACGATCTGATTGAGGAACATCTGACCGCAGAGCCAGTTAATGAGTACGTCCAGAGCTGTGATATTGTAGCTTTCAATAAGATAT AA
- the LOC123211701 gene encoding probable ubiquitin-like-specific protease 2A isoform X1 has protein sequence MAKRKIHQEDDDESGKIQGEDDNESGFVLISVEQGASPHRQSNRRVHRFANSRHQGMLNSSLFDCYMRNLWRNFPEDKVLDFTYLDCLWFSLYTEESYKGKVLTWIKNKRIFSKKYVFIPIVLWSHWNLLIICNFGGSSQLEPITSCMLLLDSLRMADDPMRLEPLIRKFAVDIYEAEAMPENTTLVSQIPILVPKVPQQRNETDCGYFVLYYISLFVNNAPENFRITEGYPYFMKEDWFGLEDFNSFRDKLKSDSG, from the exons ATGGCGAAAAGGAAGATTCATCAGGAAGACGACGACGAAAGCGGGAAAATTCAAGGAGAAGACGACAACGAAAGCGGCTTTGTTCTCATTTCTGTTGAACAAG GTGCCTCTCCTCATCGACAGTCAAATAGGCGAGTTCACAGATTTGCAAACTCTAGGCATCAGGGGATGTTGAACAGCAGTTTGTTTGATTGCTATATGAG GAATTTATGGAGAAATTTTCCAGAAGATAAGGTGTTGGATTTTACATATCTTGACTGCTTGTGGTTTTCTTTGTACACGGAAGAATCTTACAAAGGGAAGGTGCTGACTTGGATTAAGAATAAGCGCATATTCTCAAAGAAATATGTCTTTATTCCTATTGTTCTTTG GAGCCACTGGAATCTATTGATCATCTGCAACTTTGGTGGAAGTTCACAATTGGAACCTATAACTTCATGCATGTTGTTGCTAGATTCACTTCGAATGGCTGATGATCCAATGAGGCTTGAACCTCTGATCAGAAA GTTTGCCGTGGACATTTATGAAGCAGAAGCAATGCCAGAAAATACAACACTGGTTTCTCAGATACCTATCCTGGTGCCTAAG GTTCCCCAACAAAGAAACGAAACGGATTGTGGATATTTTGTGCTTTACTATATAAGTTTGTTTGTGAATAATGCCCCTGAGAATTTTCGCATCACTGAGGGCTACCCTTACTTT ATGAAGGAGGATTGGTTTGGTCTGGAAGACTTCAATAGTTTCCGTGACAAACTCAAATCTGACAGCGGTTAG
- the LOC123211698 gene encoding SWI/SNF complex component SNF12 homolog isoform X1, which produces MMNNNNPIKNLGAPPAFGNSGTVPQNMTTNNQPQLLSQSQAQTQGGSPFPGHFHLSEPHAHALAQAQYARAHAQAQAHAAHAQFQAHVQSQGQSQVQSPAQLQNPNITSNAGVSSPSVSTPGTAASAKRATQKPPSRPPGSSSNTSTGSLFKTMELAPAARRKKRKLPERQIPDKVAAILPECALYTQLLEFEARVDSALARKKIDMQESLKNPHHVQKTLRIYVFNTFSNQIEKSPDKKTGEAPSWSLKIIGRMLEDGKDPVLSGITQKPSSSYPKFSSFFKKITIYLDQNLYPDNHVILWENARSPALHEGFEVKRKGDKEFTAIIRLEMNYLPEKFKLSPALTEVLGIEVDTRPRIIAAIWQYVKGRKLQNPNDPSFFMCDPPLQKVFGEEKMKFAMVSQKISQHLTPPQPIHLEHKIKLSGISPAGNTCYDVLVDVPFPLEKEMSVFLTNIERNKEIDAYDELICAAIKKIHEHRRRRAFFLGFSQSPGEFINALIASQSKDLKLVAGDSSSNTEKERRSEFFNQPWVEDAVIRYMNRKSAGSDAPGSN; this is translated from the coding sequence atgatgaataataataatccgATAAAGAATTTAGGGGCACCACCGGCATTTGGAAATTCTGGCACAGTTCCACAAAATATGACCACGAATAATCAACCCCAGTTGCTCTCTCAGTCACAAGCTCAGACACAAGGTGGGTCCCCTTTTCCTGGTCATTTTCACTTGTCTGAACCCCATGCCCATGCGCTTGCTCAAGCACAATATGCTCGTGCTCATGCTCAAGCACAGGCACATGCTGCTCATGCTCAGTTTCAGGCTCATGTACAGTCACAAGGCCAATCTCAAGTGCAATCCCCTGCCCAGTTGCAAAACCCTAATATTACTAGTAATGCTGGGGTCTCATCTCCTTCTGTTTCAACTCCTGGCACTGCTGCAAGTGCCAAGCGGGCTACTCAGAAACCACCCTCTAGGCCTCCTGGTTCATCATCCAATACAAGTACTGGCTCACTGTTTAAGACAATGGAGTTAGCTCCAGCTGCTCGAAGAAAGAAGCGGAAACTTCCTGAGAGGCAAATACCTGATAAAGTTGCTGCAATTTTGCCAGAGTGTGCTCTTTATACTCAGTTGCTTGAATTTGAGGCTAGGGTAGACTCTGCTTTGGCAAGGAAAAAGATTGATATGCAAGAGTCTCTTAAAAACCCTCACCATGTTCAGAAGACACTTCGGATTTATGTTTTCAATACTTTTTCAAATCAGATTGAGAAAAGTCCTGATAAGAAGACAGGAGAAGCCCCCTCTTGGTCACTGAAGATTATTGGAAGAATGCTGGAAGATGGAAAAGATCCAGTACTGTCTGGAATAACACAAAAACCAAGCTCTTCATATCCAAAGTTCTCATCTTTCTTCAAGAAAATTACAATATACTTGGATCAGAACCTTTATCCAGATAATCATGTAATCTTGTGGGAGAATGCTCGATCACCTGCACTCCATGAGGGCTTTGAGGTGAAGAGAAAAGGGGATAAGGAATTCACAGCAATTATCAGGCTAGAAATGAATTACTTGCctgaaaaattcaaactttcaccTGCTCTGACTGAAGTTCTTGGAATTGAAGTTGATACACGGCCAAGAATTATAGCAGCTATATGGCAATATGTGAAAGGAAGGAAGTTGCAGAACCCAAATGACCCTTCCTTCTTCATGTGTGATCCTCCTCTACAGAAAGTATTCggggaagagaaaatgaaatttgcaATGGTTTCACAGAAGATATCACAACATTTAACTCCTCCACAACCTATACATTTGGAGCACAAGATCAAGCTTTCAGGGATTAGTCCAGCTGGAAATACTTGTTATGATGTGCTTGTTGATGTGCCCTTTCcattagaaaaagaaatgtcTGTTTTTTTGACAAACattgaaagaaacaaagagattGATGCTTATGATGAATTAATATGTGCTGCTATAAAGAAGATACATGAGCATCGTAGGAGGCGGGCATTCTTTCTTGGTTTTAGTCAGTCTCCCGGAGAGTTTATTAATGCATTAATTGCTTCTCAGAGCAAGGATCTAAAGCTTGTTGCTGGAGATTCCAGCAGTAATACGGAAAAAGAGCGCCGTTCAGAATTCTTTAATCAACCATG
- the LOC123211698 gene encoding SWI/SNF complex component SNF12 homolog isoform X2, which produces MVRKSGAPPAFGNSGTVPQNMTTNNQPQLLSQSQAQTQGGSPFPGHFHLSEPHAHALAQAQYARAHAQAQAHAAHAQFQAHVQSQGQSQVQSPAQLQNPNITSNAGVSSPSVSTPGTAASAKRATQKPPSRPPGSSSNTSTGSLFKTMELAPAARRKKRKLPERQIPDKVAAILPECALYTQLLEFEARVDSALARKKIDMQESLKNPHHVQKTLRIYVFNTFSNQIEKSPDKKTGEAPSWSLKIIGRMLEDGKDPVLSGITQKPSSSYPKFSSFFKKITIYLDQNLYPDNHVILWENARSPALHEGFEVKRKGDKEFTAIIRLEMNYLPEKFKLSPALTEVLGIEVDTRPRIIAAIWQYVKGRKLQNPNDPSFFMCDPPLQKVFGEEKMKFAMVSQKISQHLTPPQPIHLEHKIKLSGISPAGNTCYDVLVDVPFPLEKEMSVFLTNIERNKEIDAYDELICAAIKKIHEHRRRRAFFLGFSQSPGEFINALIASQSKDLKLVAGDSSSNTEKERRSEFFNQPWVEDAVIRYMNRKSAGSDAPGSN; this is translated from the exons ATGGTTAGAAAATCAG GGGCACCACCGGCATTTGGAAATTCTGGCACAGTTCCACAAAATATGACCACGAATAATCAACCCCAGTTGCTCTCTCAGTCACAAGCTCAGACACAAGGTGGGTCCCCTTTTCCTGGTCATTTTCACTTGTCTGAACCCCATGCCCATGCGCTTGCTCAAGCACAATATGCTCGTGCTCATGCTCAAGCACAGGCACATGCTGCTCATGCTCAGTTTCAGGCTCATGTACAGTCACAAGGCCAATCTCAAGTGCAATCCCCTGCCCAGTTGCAAAACCCTAATATTACTAGTAATGCTGGGGTCTCATCTCCTTCTGTTTCAACTCCTGGCACTGCTGCAAGTGCCAAGCGGGCTACTCAGAAACCACCCTCTAGGCCTCCTGGTTCATCATCCAATACAAGTACTGGCTCACTGTTTAAGACAATGGAGTTAGCTCCAGCTGCTCGAAGAAAGAAGCGGAAACTTCCTGAGAGGCAAATACCTGATAAAGTTGCTGCAATTTTGCCAGAGTGTGCTCTTTATACTCAGTTGCTTGAATTTGAGGCTAGGGTAGACTCTGCTTTGGCAAGGAAAAAGATTGATATGCAAGAGTCTCTTAAAAACCCTCACCATGTTCAGAAGACACTTCGGATTTATGTTTTCAATACTTTTTCAAATCAGATTGAGAAAAGTCCTGATAAGAAGACAGGAGAAGCCCCCTCTTGGTCACTGAAGATTATTGGAAGAATGCTGGAAGATGGAAAAGATCCAGTACTGTCTGGAATAACACAAAAACCAAGCTCTTCATATCCAAAGTTCTCATCTTTCTTCAAGAAAATTACAATATACTTGGATCAGAACCTTTATCCAGATAATCATGTAATCTTGTGGGAGAATGCTCGATCACCTGCACTCCATGAGGGCTTTGAGGTGAAGAGAAAAGGGGATAAGGAATTCACAGCAATTATCAGGCTAGAAATGAATTACTTGCctgaaaaattcaaactttcaccTGCTCTGACTGAAGTTCTTGGAATTGAAGTTGATACACGGCCAAGAATTATAGCAGCTATATGGCAATATGTGAAAGGAAGGAAGTTGCAGAACCCAAATGACCCTTCCTTCTTCATGTGTGATCCTCCTCTACAGAAAGTATTCggggaagagaaaatgaaatttgcaATGGTTTCACAGAAGATATCACAACATTTAACTCCTCCACAACCTATACATTTGGAGCACAAGATCAAGCTTTCAGGGATTAGTCCAGCTGGAAATACTTGTTATGATGTGCTTGTTGATGTGCCCTTTCcattagaaaaagaaatgtcTGTTTTTTTGACAAACattgaaagaaacaaagagattGATGCTTATGATGAATTAATATGTGCTGCTATAAAGAAGATACATGAGCATCGTAGGAGGCGGGCATTCTTTCTTGGTTTTAGTCAGTCTCCCGGAGAGTTTATTAATGCATTAATTGCTTCTCAGAGCAAGGATCTAAAGCTTGTTGCTGGAGATTCCAGCAGTAATACGGAAAAAGAGCGCCGTTCAGAATTCTTTAATCAACCATG